CCGGCTGAAATCCATCCACCTTCCAAGCCCAGAGTAAGGACATTACGATAAAAAATCCACCGTACGTCGCATATACTCTTCCAAAAGAAGAAGGTTGAAATGCGGCAACAATTCCGTATAAGGCAAGTATCGCTCCGCCAAAAATTAGATAGAAAACGGATTTGGATTCTTTGTACCAAAGCCAGACCAAGTAACCGCCGCCGATCTCGCAAATTCCGGCCAAGATAAAGATAATTATGGATTTAAAATATTCCATTAAGGTTTTCCTTTTCGTTTAACAGACTTCTTTTCTATAGATGTTTTGGCTTTAGCCTTCTTGATAGAATCTTTTTTTGCCAATTGCTTCTTTGCCTCTATCTTTTTTGATTTTGCAGTTGTTGTCTTGGAGAGAATTCCTTGTGCTAAAAATTTCTTGTCCTTGGTTCCTTGAGGCAAGGATAAACCCTGCAAAATAAATTCTCGAATCAAAGGAAATCGTATTTCTTCTAAGGATGTATATTCTAAATATCGAATCTGTTTAGTCTCACCCAATAGAACATTTTTCGGATCTTGAAATAAGATCCCCCATTCAAATATCAGCTGTACTCTTTCCAGAAAAGGAAAGATACCACAAACGTATCCAGAATTTTTATCTCGATAGCCGATTGCCTTCCAAACTGGATAACCTTTCTCTTCTAATTCCGGAAAATAGGATCGAATGGATTTTCGAAGTTTGTCGACTATCTCTAAGATTCCCTCAGGCATAGGCTTCAATATTTCCTGAATGATCTGAAGGTTCTTTTCCGGAGAATTTTTTTCGACCATGACTATAGCAATAGATAAAAGAGAAATCTATTAAACAAAATTTTTAAGACGAGTGAGAAAACGAGGAATTGTTTTTTCAGGATAAAGATCCTGGATCAGTTCGAAATATGACAAATCCAGGATCTTATTTTTTTAATAAAGAGGTCTTCCTAACATTGCATTGATAAAGACCGCTGCGACAAGAAGCGAATATCCGATCGATACCGCGAACATTGGAATTCTTCCCCAATTCTGTTTGATCGAAATAAAACCGAAGATCGGAAGTATTTGCAGAGCGTGAATTCCCGCAAAATGCGCGATCCGAATATCTCCTCCATTTCTACTCCAATTCACAAAAGGAAGCCCAGGTCCCCCGTCAGGAACTCCAACAGAATGAGCCAACCTCGAGGACATCACAATCCCGAAAATAGAAGCGATCGCAAAAATCCATAAGGAAAATCTAATGCCGACTAGCATTCTCTCATCAATCTCAGAAGAAAGAAGTTTGAATTTTCGATCCATGAGAATAGCAACGGGTATCATCGGAAAGATGAAAAGGCCCATGATGGAGTAGATTGCCCCATCTAAAGCGCTGCTCTGATTGAAATGAGAAGTGACCCCTCTTGCCGCTTGCAAGGTGATTAGCACCAACTCTACCATCAAAGAAACTACAAAGTATTTCTCCAGCTTGCCTACAAAGGAAGGAAACTCTCTTAGCTCTTCTAAATACCAAGACATCGTCCATAAGAAGATCCAAATCGAGACCGCAAATTTCATCGGCTTAATCCAAACGTTCAAGCCTAGAAGAGTTCTTGGATCCAACTCCGACAAAAGAAGATACACTGGGATTGCCACTAAAGAAAGTAGGCCCGTATAAAAAGTGGCTGCCTGGTTCTTTCTTAAATGAGAGAAGAAACGGCTCTCACTTAAAGTATTAGATACTTGCACGGTCTCCTCCTTTGATCCAGCGAACCACTTGAAAGAATAGATATCCAACTGGGCCAAACATAAGAGTGAAGAACAAACATGGGATTAAGATCCATTTAGAAATTCCCAATTCTTCCGCTTCCTTGGTTTCCCAAACTCCTAAGAATAGATCGAACGCCAGATAGTGAACCCAGCCTGCCAGAAGCACCCAAGGATTGGAAAATAACTGAGCTACTCCCTGCAAGGTCTGAAAATTCCCTTCCCCACCTATATGAAAGGCAAATACGATTAAGTATAAAAGGGAAAGTGCCGCAGACCAAGCTCCGCTTCTCACTAAGATCCTGGTAATCTTTTGCTTCGGAATAACTGCGAGCAAGATCCAACCTAGGATCGCAAATCGACTCGCTATCGTAAAAATCAACTCTGGACTCATAAAATCTCTCCAACCTCTTATGTGGGAAGAGGTTTTACTTGCTAAAAGGAAAGGCTCCTTATATGTTACTATTGGTAACACCAAATGTTACCAACGTCAACATTTTTTGGAAATATTTTATGCCTGCGAAGAAAAAAACGAAGAAACCGGAAGGCGCCTATCATCACGGAAATTTAGCGGAAACCCTGAAATCATTGGCCTTGAACCGTTTGGAAGAAAGCAAAGATTCCGCTTTTACAATAAGAGAGATCGCAAGAGAAGCAGGTGTGAGCCACGCTGCGGCCTATCGACATTTTCCCTCTAGGATCGATCTACTTGCAGAAATCTCTAAAGAAGGTTTTATAAAGATCACAGAAGAATTTACTCTGGCAGAAAGATCGGCTTCTGCAAATGATCCGTTTGATCGGCTTCAAAAACTAGGCCTTGCATACATTCGTTTTTGCATTCAGCATCCAGGATACTACAGAGCAATGTGGCATACTGATCTAGGATCCATGGAAGATCTAACCGAGTTACAGGAAATAGGGAAACAATCTTTTTTAAAACTATGGGATACGATCTTAAGCTGTGAGGCAGAGGGAAACTCAGGTTTCTCTCCCAAAGAAATGGCAGCGGCAAGCTGGTCTATAGTACATGGTTACTCCGTTCTGATCAATGAAGGTCAAATGGAGAATCCTCTTTTGCAGATCAATAAGAAGAACGCTGTGCAAGAGGCGGAGAAAATATTGAAGATCTTAAATTTAGGTTTAATGAAGAGAAATACAAAATAGTTCGCATCTCAATCCAAAAGAATATCGTGCTTAATATAAACACTGAGCCTATTCTAGATAAAAACTTCCTTTCAAATAGAGTTTACAAGTTCCTCCTATCCGAACTCTTTCTCCCCTGTCCTCACAAAGAAGATGTCCACCTCTCTTCGAAGCTTGGTAGGCTCTTAGATATTTTTTACCAATCCTATTAGACCAATACGGGATCAAAGTACAATGCGCGGACCCAGTCACCGGATCTTCAGGAACTCCTTTTGCAGGCGCAAAGAATCTGGATACAAAATCATAAGGTTTTCCTGCGTCAGCGGGAGCAGTTACTATCGCAGCAAAGTAAGGAAGTTCTTTGATCTTCTCAAAATTTGGAACAAGGTTACGAACATCAGATTCCTTCTCGAAAAGAAAAAGAATATCCCTGGCTTTCCATACTTGTCTGGGAAGGATATCGAAACATTCCGCGAAATCATGCAAGGATTGCTCTAACACAACCGGAGCCCTAGAAGGAAAATCTAGATAATATAGATCCTTCTCTCGAAAGACCTCCAAGATCCCACTTTTAGTATGAAAGCGAAGAGAAGAAGGAAGAGTATTGGCCCCTTCTTCCAATTCGTAAATTGCAAAAGCAGAAGCTAGTGTTGCATGTCCGCAAAGATCTACTTCTACTCCGGGAGTAAACCATCTCAGATCGAATTCTCCAGGTTTTCCATTGGATCTATAAAATGCAGTCTCGGATAAATTGTTCTCGGCGGCGATCTGAAGCAAAACTGTATCGGAAAGCCATTCTCCTTTCCAAGGCACCACTGCAGCAGGATTTCCTTTAAAGAGGGAATCCGCGAATGCATCAATCTGATAGATCTTATATTCTTCAATCATACTTTAACTCGGAAGATAACTCTTTCTTTCGAAAGAATACAGTTACAGTTTCCTTTCTTTTTTCCAATACAGAAATTATAGACAAACCTTGTTTGCAAAGAAATGTCTAAGGACATGATACGCAATGTATCAGTGCATTGATATTCTTCTTCGGAAGGATTTGAGGAGAAGGAAATGAAAATCGGCATATTAGGAACTGGAATGGTCGGAAACACGATCGGATCCAAGTTAATTGAAAAAGGTTACGAAGTCAAAATGGGTTCTCGTTCTGCACAAAACGAAAAGGCTGCTGAATGGGTGGCAAAGTCCGGAAGCAAGGCTTCTCAAGGAACCTTTAAGGACGCAGCCACATTCGGTGAGATCTTGTTCAATTGTACGAAAGGAGAAGTCAGCCTAGAAGTACTTCGTCAAGCTGGTGCTGAAAATCTGAAAGGCAAAATACTAGCCGACGTTTCGAACGCTCTCGACTTCTCCAAAGGAAGACCTCCAGGTCTGCTTACTGATAGTCATAACTCTTTGGGAGAAATGATCCAGAAGGAATTTCCGGATCTAAAAGTAGTCAAGACTCTAAACACTACGAACTGTTCCATCATGGTAGATGCTTCTTTGATCAAAGGAGAACATGATATTTTCGTTTGCGGAAATGATGCCGAAGCAAAGAAAACGATCTCTAACCTTCTCGCAAAAGACTTCGGTTGGAACAATATTATAGATCTTGGGGATATAGTGGGAGCAAGAGCTGCCGAGATGCTCCTGCCTATGTGGGTCCGATTATACGGGATCTATGGACATGCAAACTTCAATTTCCATATCGTAAAATAGATCTAAGAGAAGAGCTTTAATCTTTCTTAATGAACGCGGAATAAGCGATGGAGGACCATCCGATCAATAGAGAAACTCCTCCAAAAGGAGTAACTGCTCCTAGGATCCTAATTCCGGTGATCGAAAGAATATAAAGAGATCCAGAAAAGATCAGAACTCCTGCAAAGATAAACCAGAATCCGACTCTTAGAGGTTTGGATTCTGTAGTTTTCTCACTCAATGCAAGAGCGAGTAAAACTACAGAATGGATCAAATGATATTTGGATCCCGTATCAAAGATGGTCATTAGATCTGGAGTTAAAATTGATTTTAATCCGTGAGCTCCGAAAGCCCCCAATGCAACTCCTAAGAAGCCTAGAAGTCCTGCGAAAAAGAGTAAGTTAGAATTAGAATTTTTGGATACCATAACTGTGAAACCGAAGACATTTCCTTCTGAATAATCCAAAGATATACATCGTATTTTCTACGTCCAGACGACTATCGAATAATGCCTGGATAGAATGTTCCTGCATCAAATCCTGTAACTCTTCGTAAAAACTCTTTTGCCCAAAGACGAAATGAATTGGAATGAAAGAGTCGTTAGAACCTTGTTTAACTGGTAAGAATAATCGAACCCCAAACTGGCAACCCTTGCTCTCTCCTTCGAAGCGTACGATCCGATGCTCCGACCAATCCCAGCCGTCCAAGGAAGCATGGAACATATCCTTATGAGGCAAAGAAGTAGTGGCTCGGATGAAACCGTCAAACACACCTGTCTTGAGCTTGGTTGAACTCGCACCGAAATGAATGGAAGGATCTCGAAAGTTCACTCCATTAATACTCACATCATTGTCAGGAGGAATTCCCAAACCTGTAGGATAAGGTTCCGGATTTCTTCGTACAAGAGCCCGGTTCTCCATCATAGGACCGCAGAAATTCAGGCTCGCGCATTCCGCGAAAGCCAATAGAAGAACTAGAAACTTTTTCTTTACAGATATCATTCTTTCTTCAGGAGTCTTTGAGGAAGCTTGACTCCTATTCCGCTCACTCGAGTACATTTTTCGAAATAGAGAGCGAATAAAAAGGATTTATAACTATAGTCCGTTTGCACATCGAAGAGAAGATCCGCTTTATCCTTGATGGCATTTTGGACAGCCGCCTCGTAACTTTCATCTCCCGTATATACCGCCCACAACCAGCTCGTGCCGCAGGAAACTCCTTCTAATTTACCGATGGGTTCCATTCCCCTCACGTCGGAATAACTTTGAGAATAGTACCAGCCTGGAGACTTGATATTGGTATAAAGACAGTTCGTAAGGAACATAATCGCAGAAAATAAAGGGATTAGGATCGAAA
Above is a window of Leptospira semungkisensis DNA encoding:
- a CDS encoding DUF1801 domain-containing protein — protein: MVEKNSPEKNLQIIQEILKPMPEGILEIVDKLRKSIRSYFPELEEKGYPVWKAIGYRDKNSGYVCGIFPFLERVQLIFEWGILFQDPKNVLLGETKQIRYLEYTSLEEIRFPLIREFILQGLSLPQGTKDKKFLAQGILSKTTTAKSKKIEAKKQLAKKDSIKKAKAKTSIEKKSVKRKGKP
- a CDS encoding TRL domain-containing protein, producing MFLTNCLYTNIKSPGWYYSQSYSDVRGMEPIGKLEGVSCGTSWLWAVYTGDESYEAAVQNAIKDKADLLFDVQTDYSYKSFLFALYFEKCTRVSGIGVKLPQRLLKKE
- a CDS encoding YnfA family protein, encoding MEYFKSIIIFILAGICEIGGGYLVWLWYKESKSVFYLIFGGAILALYGIVAAFQPSSFGRVYATYGGFFIVMSLLWAWKVDGFQPDKYDLIGSAIALFGVAIIYYAPR
- a CDS encoding ABA4-like family protein, coding for MSPELIFTIASRFAILGWILLAVIPKQKITRILVRSGAWSAALSLLYLIVFAFHIGGEGNFQTLQGVAQLFSNPWVLLAGWVHYLAFDLFLGVWETKEAEELGISKWILIPCLFFTLMFGPVGYLFFQVVRWIKGGDRASI
- a CDS encoding DUF423 domain-containing protein, with amino-acid sequence MVSKNSNSNLLFFAGLLGFLGVALGAFGAHGLKSILTPDLMTIFDTGSKYHLIHSVVLLALALSEKTTESKPLRVGFWFIFAGVLIFSGSLYILSITGIRILGAVTPFGGVSLLIGWSSIAYSAFIKKD
- a CDS encoding TetR/AcrR family transcriptional regulator, which gives rise to MPAKKKTKKPEGAYHHGNLAETLKSLALNRLEESKDSAFTIREIAREAGVSHAAAYRHFPSRIDLLAEISKEGFIKITEEFTLAERSASANDPFDRLQKLGLAYIRFCIQHPGYYRAMWHTDLGSMEDLTELQEIGKQSFLKLWDTILSCEAEGNSGFSPKEMAAASWSIVHGYSVLINEGQMENPLLQINKKNAVQEAEKILKILNLGLMKRNTK
- a CDS encoding NADPH-dependent F420 reductase, whose translation is MKIGILGTGMVGNTIGSKLIEKGYEVKMGSRSAQNEKAAEWVAKSGSKASQGTFKDAATFGEILFNCTKGEVSLEVLRQAGAENLKGKILADVSNALDFSKGRPPGLLTDSHNSLGEMIQKEFPDLKVVKTLNTTNCSIMVDASLIKGEHDIFVCGNDAEAKKTISNLLAKDFGWNNIIDLGDIVGARAAEMLLPMWVRLYGIYGHANFNFHIVK
- a CDS encoding PhzF family phenazine biosynthesis protein, with product MIEEYKIYQIDAFADSLFKGNPAAVVPWKGEWLSDTVLLQIAAENNLSETAFYRSNGKPGEFDLRWFTPGVEVDLCGHATLASAFAIYELEEGANTLPSSLRFHTKSGILEVFREKDLYYLDFPSRAPVVLEQSLHDFAECFDILPRQVWKARDILFLFEKESDVRNLVPNFEKIKELPYFAAIVTAPADAGKPYDFVSRFFAPAKGVPEDPVTGSAHCTLIPYWSNRIGKKYLRAYQASKRGGHLLCEDRGERVRIGGTCKLYLKGSFYLE